Proteins from a single region of candidate division KSB1 bacterium:
- a CDS encoding SoxR reducing system RseC family protein, which yields MKEIGIIVQVDDGRAVVQINRSENCGSCTACQAFGENVMRVEAANPIGGRVGDRVQVVIEPRRVVKSAALVFLLPLVFMVGGYFVGAALWSAHREPGGIIGATLGLSMAFSLLRLIDHRYAATLQDDAVIERIV from the coding sequence ATGAAGGAAATCGGCATAATTGTACAGGTCGACGATGGTCGCGCCGTGGTGCAGATTAACCGCAGCGAGAACTGCGGCTCCTGTACGGCCTGTCAAGCGTTCGGCGAAAATGTGATGCGAGTGGAGGCCGCCAACCCGATCGGCGGTCGCGTCGGCGATCGTGTTCAAGTGGTCATCGAGCCGCGCCGGGTCGTAAAGAGTGCCGCCCTGGTGTTTCTGTTGCCGCTCGTCTTTATGGTCGGCGGCTATTTCGTCGGCGCCGCTTTGTGGTCTGCTCATCGCGAACCGGGCGGCATTATCGGCGCAACCCTCGGCTTGAGCATGGCGTTTTCGCTCCTGCGTCTTATTGATCATCGGTACGCCGCCACCCTACAAGATGACGCCGTCATTGAAAGAATTGTTTGA
- a CDS encoding T9SS type A sorting domain-containing protein has translation MKSVFLLFAAAVLPLMLFGADTLQPVSATHQITAATTITLEAESAVLTGPMKVVTDGEAFGNACIMGYGINRRGWAKFQVVIPTAGNYVIWGRVNGRDQFTNSFFVKVDNGPEMIWETPKSNKYEWDRVSDRGTGDYSNPQFDPVIFNFTAGPHTIMINNREKETRLDQIIITNDLAFVPTNTPTSQLRILAPQMGDLIPPGTVYTIQWNSTNAGATVNIDLSIDQGATFNVPVVSGAPNTGTYVWNVPATLNRPKVVMRIRGSSGVTDINRGFFAVVPPAKQSITLIQPNGGETLIAGTVYIIKWREYAFNGLTQILFSANNGVTWTVIAEHQGAAGDNYWLVPNVISNQCLIKVQDTADGNPWDQSNAVFRIVPAGLAKETAEFGTLPTEFALYPNFPNPFNPTTTLTFALPEAGQISLRVFDLQGRETALLTEGYYEAGTHQVTFDGRDLPSGVYVAVLQAGSHRLIQRMTLLK, from the coding sequence ATGAAAAGCGTTTTTCTTCTTTTTGCAGCGGCTGTTCTTCCCTTGATGCTTTTTGGAGCAGACACTCTGCAGCCGGTGTCGGCGACACATCAGATTACTGCCGCAACGACCATCACTCTGGAAGCGGAATCCGCGGTGCTGACCGGACCGATGAAGGTTGTCACGGACGGCGAAGCGTTCGGCAATGCCTGCATCATGGGCTACGGCATCAATCGTCGCGGCTGGGCGAAATTTCAGGTGGTTATTCCGACGGCGGGCAATTATGTCATCTGGGGCCGCGTCAATGGCCGCGATCAATTCACCAATTCGTTCTTTGTAAAGGTCGACAACGGTCCGGAAATGATCTGGGAAACGCCGAAAAGCAACAAGTACGAGTGGGACCGAGTCTCAGATCGCGGCACCGGCGATTACAGCAATCCGCAGTTCGACCCGGTGATTTTCAATTTTACTGCCGGACCGCACACCATCATGATCAATAACCGCGAAAAAGAGACGCGATTGGACCAGATCATCATCACGAATGACCTGGCGTTTGTGCCGACGAATACACCGACCTCGCAGCTTCGCATCTTGGCTCCGCAAATGGGCGATTTGATTCCTCCCGGCACGGTTTATACGATTCAGTGGAATTCCACTAACGCCGGTGCGACCGTCAACATCGACCTTTCCATCGATCAGGGTGCAACGTTTAACGTGCCTGTCGTCAGCGGCGCTCCCAACACCGGAACCTATGTATGGAACGTCCCGGCGACATTGAACCGCCCCAAAGTTGTGATGAGGATCCGCGGTTCCTCCGGCGTCACCGACATAAACCGCGGCTTTTTTGCCGTTGTGCCGCCGGCTAAGCAGTCCATCACGTTAATTCAACCCAACGGCGGAGAAACCTTGATTGCCGGCACCGTTTATATCATCAAATGGAGAGAGTATGCTTTTAACGGATTAACGCAAATTCTCTTCAGCGCCAACAACGGCGTCACATGGACGGTCATCGCCGAACATCAAGGGGCGGCAGGTGATAATTACTGGCTGGTGCCGAATGTCATTTCCAATCAATGCCTGATCAAGGTCCAGGATACGGCGGACGGCAATCCTTGGGATCAAAGCAACGCCGTCTTCCGCATCGTACCGGCCGGACTGGCCAAAGAAACGGCTGAATTCGGTACTCTGCCGACCGAGTTTGCGCTCTATCCCAATTTCCCCAACCCCTTCAATCCGACGACCACGCTTACTTTTGCCCTGCCGGAAGCCGGACAGATTTCACTGCGCGTTTTCGATCTGCAGGGTCGAGAAACGGCATTGCTGACCGAAGGTTACTATGAAGCCGGAACGCATCAGGTCACTTTCGACGGCCGTGACCTGCCCAGCGGCGTCTATGTCGCGGTGCTGCAGGCCGGCAGCCATCGCCTTATCCAGCGGATGACGCTGCTCAAATAA
- a CDS encoding ATP-binding protein: MKLFWITLAVLSAAAAESPTAADPLSEPWRWRRFPQLENLGIRCMAQGNDGTLWFGGTAGLAAYDGLNWQVYDSTAFDFNGQINAVLPTDSAVYISSHGGLWQLAEGKFQRIFPTAWPYWVEVSDMATVRNALYAATRFGILRYVRGQLTLYTLAEQEQAVKKLAPSAKVVFLPQRLAVREAWPEGAGFYAPSNLVTQMIVQGPAQQAGLLIGDYLPFFLSHPNFELFFLGSPSGSQAELQFLRSQNQPLQSVKIRSAAFSDSLNMCEVEMLCRDRHDRLWLNINGSLVYRVPVRPDGELDFHGAVVEKLPLDHPYSRKFAMHHAADGRYWMIADDPLIGVLTRKESDKAWKSIDLAKAGGSNQNLSIIESQDGIIWITGHSALHGFDGQSWRIYTSETTLLPHARLYGLFTKEKEFWLFGLASHVFRIDYGSETWHTFPEMLFQCRSPLSGDWFLRYDGIILQHHQGKWKIHHVLDTPMAAAVIRTGEVWVYGGDNGSAAAARFDGAAWQVYRFPELSACIDYRAFCERRDGSLWFGAGSDAFTDARQKGGMICFVKENGIWKPQHLAPPAVPKDVVNLAEDNEGCLWFSGWRLFRLDGNGVSPVNQPSELALPWIDAMLSDPQTGDLWISKGGTGLFQKTAAGWRLHTQADGLADNLVTAMLIDTLNHRLWAATPNGISAYDPALRQWKTTVLPPELVIGREGGTLRLTPDGRVWVNRAPRSWHKRYLQPFVEPRERIRCISYLPDRQAPETRIEMSNQRVPPSGNALISWSGEDVRRRTAGEELEFSTRLDGGPWSPFTQERQNVLIGLSPGRHTFEVRAQDRDFNIDPTPASIEFVVLPPIWRQPWFIALILAFLAVILIYEIRILRRNRRIHELDQLKLRLFTNISHELRTPLTLILGPLEKLRAARDRYDEATLQTFDLMHRNAVRLLTLVTQIMDFRKMEESTLRLEPSLGDLAQFIRRELETFAPYAAEKNIALQFKSEPASVWAEFDLDKMQKILQNLVGNALKFTPAGGSVSVTLRQQGEDVRLWVQDTGIGIPKAHLPRLFERYYQVYDKRAQANQGAGIGLALTRELVELHGGTISVDSELDKGTRFEIHLPIAATKESEAPYKESDDRPLVLVADDHADIRRFIAQELKEFRILQAEDGRLAFELALEHMPDAVIADVLMPNMDGLELTASLKQHELTSHIPVILLTARTSQQHQIEGLQIGADDYLTKPFQVEILRTKLHNLINIRRELRERYRREIWLKPQDIALTPRDEEFLNRAMAVIESHMDDENLNVGLFAQKLGMSVSSLHSKLKALTGQTCTEFINHQRMKRAATLMVQGKLSAKEAAFRVGFWDQAYFSRVFKKVFGQSPTQYTKSRPQLP, translated from the coding sequence ATGAAACTGTTTTGGATAACGCTTGCCGTGCTTTCGGCTGCTGCAGCCGAGTCGCCGACAGCCGCTGATCCACTCTCGGAACCCTGGCGTTGGCGTCGATTCCCGCAGCTTGAAAATCTCGGCATCCGCTGCATGGCCCAGGGAAACGACGGCACTCTTTGGTTCGGCGGAACGGCCGGATTGGCCGCGTATGACGGACTGAATTGGCAGGTTTACGATTCCACGGCCTTTGATTTCAACGGACAGATCAATGCCGTGCTGCCGACCGACTCGGCTGTCTATATTTCCTCCCACGGCGGCTTGTGGCAGTTGGCTGAAGGAAAATTCCAACGCATCTTTCCAACCGCGTGGCCTTATTGGGTGGAAGTATCCGATATGGCGACCGTCCGCAATGCCTTGTATGCAGCCACCCGCTTTGGAATTTTGCGATATGTTCGCGGTCAACTGACCTTGTATACCCTTGCCGAGCAGGAGCAGGCAGTCAAGAAATTGGCGCCGTCGGCAAAGGTCGTCTTTTTACCCCAGCGGTTGGCGGTTCGCGAAGCCTGGCCCGAGGGCGCCGGTTTTTACGCTCCTTCCAACCTGGTGACGCAGATGATCGTTCAGGGGCCGGCGCAGCAGGCCGGACTCTTGATCGGCGATTATCTTCCGTTTTTCCTTTCTCACCCCAACTTTGAGCTCTTTTTTCTCGGCAGTCCGTCCGGCTCGCAGGCCGAGCTGCAGTTCCTGCGTTCGCAAAACCAGCCCCTGCAGAGCGTCAAAATACGCAGCGCCGCCTTTTCGGATTCCCTGAACATGTGCGAAGTGGAAATGCTCTGCCGAGACCGCCATGACCGCCTCTGGCTCAATATAAACGGCAGCCTCGTTTATCGCGTACCGGTGCGGCCCGACGGTGAACTCGATTTTCATGGCGCGGTTGTCGAAAAGCTTCCATTGGATCATCCCTATTCCCGCAAATTTGCCATGCACCATGCCGCGGACGGCAGATACTGGATGATTGCCGATGATCCGCTTATCGGCGTTTTGACTCGGAAAGAGTCGGATAAGGCTTGGAAGAGCATCGATTTGGCCAAAGCGGGCGGTTCCAACCAAAATTTGTCGATTATCGAAAGTCAGGACGGTATCATATGGATCACCGGCCACAGTGCGCTGCACGGTTTCGACGGGCAGTCTTGGCGCATTTACACCAGCGAAACCACGCTGTTGCCTCATGCAAGACTTTACGGTCTGTTCACCAAAGAAAAAGAATTTTGGCTCTTCGGCCTGGCCTCGCACGTCTTCCGTATCGACTACGGCAGCGAGACCTGGCATACCTTCCCGGAGATGCTGTTTCAGTGTCGGTCGCCGCTCAGCGGCGACTGGTTTCTCCGCTATGACGGCATCATCCTGCAGCATCATCAAGGCAAATGGAAAATCCATCATGTTTTGGACACGCCCATGGCGGCAGCCGTCATTCGCACCGGGGAAGTGTGGGTCTATGGAGGTGATAATGGATCCGCGGCGGCAGCTCGTTTCGACGGCGCGGCGTGGCAGGTTTATCGTTTTCCCGAACTTTCCGCCTGCATCGATTACCGCGCATTTTGCGAGCGTCGCGACGGAAGTTTGTGGTTCGGCGCCGGTTCGGATGCCTTTACCGACGCTCGACAAAAAGGCGGCATGATTTGCTTTGTCAAAGAGAACGGCATCTGGAAGCCGCAGCATTTAGCGCCGCCTGCAGTGCCGAAAGACGTCGTCAACTTGGCCGAGGACAACGAAGGCTGCCTTTGGTTCAGCGGCTGGCGGTTGTTCCGGCTGGATGGCAACGGCGTTTCTCCCGTCAATCAGCCCTCCGAGCTTGCCCTCCCGTGGATCGATGCGATGCTCAGCGATCCCCAAACAGGTGATCTGTGGATCAGCAAAGGAGGCACGGGTCTTTTCCAAAAAACCGCTGCGGGATGGCGACTACACACCCAGGCGGACGGCCTTGCCGACAATCTGGTTACAGCGATGTTGATCGATACCCTGAATCATCGCTTGTGGGCGGCCACGCCGAACGGCATCAGCGCCTATGATCCTGCCCTTCGCCAATGGAAGACCACCGTGCTGCCGCCGGAGCTGGTCATCGGTCGTGAAGGCGGCACGCTTCGGCTGACTCCTGACGGCCGAGTGTGGGTCAATCGCGCTCCGCGCTCATGGCACAAACGCTATCTGCAGCCCTTTGTCGAGCCCCGCGAAAGAATTCGTTGTATATCGTATCTTCCGGATCGGCAGGCGCCGGAAACTCGAATCGAGATGAGTAACCAAAGAGTGCCCCCCTCGGGCAACGCGTTGATCTCTTGGTCCGGCGAGGATGTCCGCCGCCGCACTGCCGGCGAGGAACTGGAATTTTCGACACGCCTGGACGGCGGACCGTGGTCGCCGTTCACACAGGAACGTCAAAATGTCCTCATCGGCCTCTCTCCCGGACGTCATACCTTTGAGGTTCGCGCCCAGGACCGCGATTTCAACATCGATCCGACTCCGGCCTCCATCGAATTCGTTGTGCTGCCGCCGATCTGGAGGCAGCCCTGGTTTATCGCTTTGATCTTGGCCTTTCTGGCCGTCATTCTGATCTATGAAATCCGCATTCTTCGCCGCAACCGCAGGATTCACGAGCTGGATCAGCTGAAGCTGCGGCTGTTTACCAATATCTCGCATGAGCTGAGAACGCCGCTGACCCTGATTTTGGGACCTTTGGAAAAACTGCGCGCCGCACGCGACCGCTACGATGAGGCAACTCTGCAAACGTTCGACCTGATGCATCGCAACGCCGTAAGGCTGTTGACTTTGGTGACGCAGATCATGGATTTCCGCAAAATGGAAGAGAGTACCCTGCGACTGGAGCCGAGCTTGGGCGATCTAGCTCAATTCATTCGCCGAGAATTGGAGACTTTTGCGCCGTATGCAGCGGAAAAGAATATTGCTTTACAATTCAAATCGGAACCCGCCTCGGTGTGGGCCGAATTCGATCTCGACAAAATGCAGAAAATCCTGCAGAACCTGGTCGGGAACGCCTTGAAATTTACCCCTGCCGGCGGATCGGTCTCGGTAACTTTGCGGCAGCAGGGCGAGGACGTTCGTCTTTGGGTCCAAGACACCGGCATCGGCATTCCGAAGGCGCATTTGCCGCGATTGTTCGAACGCTATTACCAGGTTTATGACAAACGGGCTCAGGCGAATCAGGGCGCGGGCATCGGCCTGGCTTTGACGCGCGAGCTGGTGGAACTGCACGGCGGCACCATTAGTGTGGACAGCGAGCTCGATAAAGGCACCCGTTTCGAGATCCATCTCCCCATTGCTGCGACAAAAGAAAGCGAGGCGCCGTATAAAGAGAGCGATGATCGACCGCTCGTTCTGGTCGCCGACGATCACGCCGATATTCGCCGCTTTATCGCCCAGGAACTGAAAGAGTTTCGCATCCTCCAAGCCGAAGACGGCCGCCTGGCATTCGAACTGGCGCTCGAGCACATGCCGGATGCGGTCATTGCCGACGTGCTGATGCCGAACATGGACGGCTTGGAATTGACCGCGTCTTTGAAGCAGCACGAGTTGACGAGCCATATCCCGGTGATTCTTCTTACGGCGCGAACTTCGCAGCAGCATCAGATCGAAGGGCTGCAGATCGGCGCGGATGATTATTTGACCAAGCCGTTTCAAGTCGAAATTCTTCGGACCAAACTGCATAATCTGATCAACATCCGTCGGGAACTGCGGGAGCGCTATCGTCGGGAGATCTGGCTCAAACCGCAGGACATTGCTCTTACCCCTCGGGACGAAGAATTCCTGAACCGCGCCATGGCGGTGATCGAGTCGCACATGGACGATGAAAACTTGAATGTAGGACTGTTTGCGCAGAAACTCGGCATGTCGGTGTCGTCGCTGCATTCCAAGCTCAAAGCGCTGACCGGTCAAACCTGCACCGAGTTCATCAACCATCAGCGCATGAAGCGGGCCGCAACTCTGATGGTCCAGGGCAAACTGAGCGCCAAAGAGGCTGCTTTTCGCGTCGGATTTTGGGATCAGGCCTATTTTTCCCGCGTCTTTAAAAAAGTCTTTGGACAATCCCCTACCCAATATACCAAATCCCGACCGCAATTACCCTAA
- a CDS encoding T9SS type A sorting domain-containing protein yields MLESPYIHEYTAYKGSIVVDGDSSDADWQAIPWARCDAWKNDEENLPVKITFKEEFDKVWTSWQDRDIQFKWLWNPDAGVIYLLVKDIDDARELSPAAWDEFKGAESLGQDLWKGDCFELGFAPMVNNEPPKEMIWKHEGYFIDVDGMERFFPVAAGWQGSENPLELVDGDCPSTWEETSGKAIRLTKNESGTVKVWELALKLLPGMEEGSVWAWGMQVDEGDEYIGDNNRQGYFMFGGGKRNPGTWSSMLLSSERVPAAAVKNRPVVASEFRLLGNYPNPFNPSTTISYILDRRAHVNLSIFDVNGRKVTELVNTEQPAGAYAVRWDARDAAAGIYFCRLQAEGQEAVHSLVLVK; encoded by the coding sequence ATGCTTGAAAGTCCCTATATCCATGAGTACACAGCCTACAAAGGATCGATTGTTGTCGACGGCGATTCGAGCGATGCCGATTGGCAGGCGATTCCGTGGGCGCGCTGCGACGCCTGGAAAAATGACGAAGAGAACCTCCCCGTCAAAATCACCTTTAAGGAAGAGTTCGACAAGGTGTGGACGTCCTGGCAGGATCGCGATATTCAGTTCAAATGGTTATGGAACCCAGATGCGGGGGTCATCTATCTGCTGGTCAAAGATATCGATGATGCGCGGGAATTGTCGCCTGCGGCTTGGGATGAATTCAAAGGCGCCGAATCTTTGGGCCAGGACTTGTGGAAAGGCGACTGCTTTGAACTCGGCTTTGCGCCGATGGTCAACAACGAGCCGCCGAAAGAGATGATATGGAAACACGAAGGCTATTTTATCGACGTCGACGGCATGGAACGCTTTTTCCCGGTGGCCGCAGGCTGGCAGGGCAGCGAGAATCCGCTTGAGCTTGTCGACGGAGACTGCCCCTCCACCTGGGAAGAGACCAGCGGCAAGGCCATTCGCCTCACCAAAAATGAAAGCGGCACGGTAAAGGTGTGGGAGCTGGCCCTCAAGCTGCTCCCGGGCATGGAAGAAGGCAGCGTCTGGGCCTGGGGTATGCAGGTGGATGAAGGCGACGAGTACATCGGCGACAACAATCGACAGGGCTACTTTATGTTCGGCGGAGGCAAGCGCAATCCCGGCACATGGAGCTCGATGCTGTTGAGCAGCGAACGCGTTCCCGCCGCGGCTGTGAAAAATCGCCCCGTTGTCGCTTCCGAGTTCCGCCTGTTGGGCAATTACCCCAACCCGTTCAATCCCAGTACGACTATCTCGTACATCCTGGATCGCCGTGCGCATGTGAATTTGAGCATTTTTGACGTCAACGGCCGCAAAGTGACCGAATTGGTCAATACCGAACAACCGGCCGGCGCCTATGCCGTACGCTGGGATGCGCGAGATGCGGCCGCAGGAATCTATTTTTGCCGGCTCCAAGCTGAAGGCCAAGAAGCAGTGCACTCCCTGGTTTTGGTTAAGTAA
- a CDS encoding esterase family protein translates to MKTKALVFVVTLCIGVSAYAGGKVLEGLSMKSKILPYAVNYCIYLPEGYDESTRRYPVVYLLHGYSDQEWAWVQFGEVQLAADRGIAEREIPPMIIVMPDGKVTFYVNDYQGKDRWEDMFIQEFIPFIDATYRTRPQKEFRGISGLSMGGYGSLKFAMRYPDLFAACAAFSAAVWEDDELIGENTRRNYNDFFGKIFGPLVDGQLPPYFREYHPLDLAKMRPVEELKKVRFYIDCGDDDFLINGNMALHKVMRQRQIPHEFRVRDGGHTWPYWRTGITEGLKFIGESFHRF, encoded by the coding sequence ATGAAAACAAAAGCACTCGTTTTTGTGGTGACGTTATGTATTGGCGTTTCCGCCTACGCGGGCGGGAAGGTGCTCGAAGGCTTGAGTATGAAGAGCAAGATTCTGCCTTATGCAGTCAATTACTGCATTTACCTCCCCGAAGGGTACGATGAATCGACCCGCCGCTATCCGGTGGTCTATCTGCTGCACGGCTATTCGGATCAGGAATGGGCGTGGGTGCAGTTCGGCGAGGTACAGCTGGCCGCCGACCGCGGCATTGCTGAGCGCGAAATTCCGCCGATGATCATCGTCATGCCGGACGGCAAAGTGACCTTTTACGTCAATGATTACCAAGGCAAAGACCGTTGGGAGGATATGTTCATCCAGGAGTTCATCCCCTTTATCGACGCGACCTATCGAACGCGGCCGCAGAAGGAATTCCGCGGCATTTCCGGCTTGTCGATGGGCGGCTACGGCTCGCTCAAATTTGCCATGCGCTACCCCGATCTGTTTGCCGCCTGCGCCGCCTTCAGCGCCGCCGTGTGGGAAGATGATGAGCTGATCGGCGAAAATACGCGCCGCAATTACAATGACTTTTTCGGAAAGATTTTCGGGCCGTTGGTAGACGGCCAACTGCCGCCGTATTTTCGCGAGTATCATCCTTTGGACTTGGCCAAAATGCGACCCGTCGAGGAGTTGAAAAAGGTGCGCTTTTACATTGACTGCGGGGATGATGATTTTCTCATCAACGGCAACATGGCGCTGCACAAGGTGATGAGGCAGCGGCAGATTCCGCATGAATTTCGGGTGCGCGACGGAGGTCATACCTGGCCGTATTGGCGGACCGGCATAACCGAAGGACTCAAATTCATCGGCGAGAGTTTTCATCGCTTTTGA
- a CDS encoding alpha-amylase family glycosyl hydrolase: MKTRFLFCVLFAAVGLFSQEHVDWSYNSALYEVNLRQYTSEGTFAAFREHLDRLQELGVSILWFMPIHPIGEKNRLGRLGSYYSVRDYLDVNPEFGTLEEFKELVEELHSRGFYVLIDWVGNHTAWDNVLTVEHPEWYVHDDLGRFIAPPGTNWSDVIELDYSQAELRRYMIDALKFWALEVGVDGFRCDAVDMMPRDFWAQAIAELKAAKQSLFFLAEVDSRDWHDVGFDMTYAWGWYGFGSGVLKRVADGKATAAEVNSYLLGEKSRFSGCYRLYFTANHDENSWQGTTRELFGDASTLFWVLSATVPGMPLIYSGQEAGLDKRLKFFDKDEIEWRDHPDAEIFRTLLQLKRRCRALWNGSEGGSYQRVYTDNDRKILAFLRSRDGDRLLVAANLTAETQTLSFKGETASGRWREVFSGDTLSVTAQTTVTLPAWGYRVYEGLTSDTGIKNGARPPSVEESWVRAFPNPFNSALVFQVGAANSAVIELFDVRGRRVKRLQTNGGAIFWDARNENGEHVAPGTYVYRVIHPGRRLQAKVVYLP, translated from the coding sequence ATGAAGACTCGCTTTCTTTTTTGTGTGCTTTTTGCCGCCGTCGGTTTATTTTCCCAGGAGCACGTCGATTGGTCATACAATTCGGCGCTTTACGAGGTCAATTTGCGGCAGTACACGTCCGAAGGCACTTTTGCCGCTTTTCGGGAGCACCTCGATCGCCTGCAGGAGTTGGGCGTCTCTATTCTCTGGTTTATGCCGATTCATCCGATCGGCGAAAAGAATCGTTTGGGCAGGCTCGGCAGTTATTATTCGGTGCGCGATTATCTGGACGTCAACCCGGAATTCGGTACGCTCGAAGAGTTTAAAGAGCTGGTTGAGGAGCTGCATAGCCGCGGCTTTTATGTGCTGATCGATTGGGTCGGCAATCATACCGCCTGGGACAATGTGCTGACCGTCGAGCATCCGGAGTGGTACGTGCACGACGATCTCGGCCGCTTTATTGCGCCGCCCGGCACCAACTGGAGCGATGTCATCGAACTTGACTATTCTCAGGCCGAGTTGCGCCGCTACATGATCGACGCCCTCAAGTTTTGGGCGCTGGAGGTCGGCGTCGACGGCTTTCGCTGCGACGCGGTCGACATGATGCCGCGCGACTTTTGGGCGCAGGCGATCGCAGAGCTCAAGGCCGCCAAACAGAGTCTTTTTTTCCTCGCCGAAGTCGACAGCCGCGATTGGCACGACGTCGGTTTCGACATGACCTATGCCTGGGGTTGGTACGGCTTCGGCAGCGGCGTTCTCAAGCGCGTCGCCGACGGCAAAGCGACCGCCGCGGAGGTCAATTCGTACCTGCTCGGCGAAAAGAGCCGTTTTTCCGGCTGCTATCGCCTCTATTTTACCGCCAATCATGACGAAAACTCGTGGCAGGGCACCACGCGTGAGCTCTTTGGCGACGCCTCGACGCTCTTTTGGGTGCTCTCGGCGACAGTGCCGGGCATGCCGCTCATTTACAGCGGTCAGGAAGCGGGATTGGATAAACGACTCAAGTTCTTTGATAAGGACGAGATCGAATGGCGCGACCACCCCGATGCCGAGATCTTTCGCACCCTCCTGCAGCTGAAACGTCGCTGCAGAGCCCTGTGGAATGGTTCCGAAGGCGGCTCCTATCAGCGCGTCTACACCGACAACGATCGCAAGATTCTCGCCTTTCTGCGCAGCCGCGACGGGGACCGCCTTTTGGTTGCGGCCAACCTGACGGCCGAAACGCAGACTTTATCTTTTAAGGGCGAAACGGCATCAGGCCGCTGGCGGGAAGTTTTCAGCGGCGATACGCTTTCGGTGACCGCGCAGACGACCGTCACATTGCCTGCTTGGGGTTATCGCGTCTATGAAGGATTGACCTCGGATACCGGCATCAAGAACGGCGCCCGCCCGCCGTCCGTTGAAGAGAGTTGGGTGCGCGCTTTCCCCAATCCCTTTAATTCGGCTTTGGTTTTCCAAGTCGGCGCCGCAAACTCGGCGGTGATAGAGCTTTTTGATGTGCGCGGCCGTCGAGTCAAAAGGCTGCAGACGAACGGCGGAGCGATTTTCTGGGACGCCCGTAACGAAAACGGAGAACACGTCGCCCCCGGAACCTATGTTTACCGCGTGATTCATCCCGGCCGTCGGCTGCAGGCCAAAGTGGTTTATCTCCCTTAA